One region of Planktothrix sp. FACHB-1365 genomic DNA includes:
- a CDS encoding SH3 domain-containing protein, with amino-acid sequence METNNIFKGASAPTSQFTTHETENAMSSNQGHVGFLKTIFPSRKIYIRQEPSPKAVSIGAGKLDDRVIILKTNSAATNQPTWYYVQHDQSGLKGWIPSNKVFVLNEPDPKTLAKLRDKKSRKAINQGDNLESLSAYNRSKALVFSLQFIPKYYPYQ; translated from the coding sequence ATGGAAACCAACAATATTTTTAAAGGGGCATCAGCACCGACATCACAATTTACCACTCATGAAACAGAAAATGCAATGAGTAGTAATCAGGGTCACGTCGGTTTTTTGAAAACTATTTTTCCGTCTCGAAAAATTTATATTCGTCAAGAACCTTCACCCAAGGCTGTCTCTATAGGTGCGGGAAAATTAGATGATCGAGTGATCATACTCAAGACGAATTCTGCTGCTACCAACCAGCCAACCTGGTATTATGTGCAGCATGATCAGTCTGGATTAAAAGGCTGGATTCCCAGTAACAAAGTCTTCGTGTTAAATGAACCTGACCCAAAAACTTTAGCAAAGTTGCGCGATAAAAAGAGCAGAAAAGCTATTAATCAAGGAGATAATCTCGAATCCTTATCAGCTTATAACAGAAGCAAAGCCTTAGTCTTTAGTCTTCAATTTATACCCAAATATTACCCCTACCAATAA